A single genomic interval of Oscillatoria salina IIICB1 harbors:
- a CDS encoding sporulation/spore germination protein, whose product MKKISKPLTSLLAGILLIGLSSCNLASTEKNSLGERLPESPQSETSTPNPKSNQSQSLKANQPNTVTVNVYHADSQCQTLVPETVAVPDDNSIEAAIAKVLEYKNTTDFELAGYRINVNSQNGVATLDLRVAPDSPRQFVSLSSCEKFALFGSLQKTLTDNTQWDIKEVIFTEKGEEILL is encoded by the coding sequence ATGAAAAAAATTTCTAAACCACTAACTTCTCTTTTGGCTGGAATCTTACTCATCGGCTTAAGTAGCTGTAATCTAGCTTCTACAGAAAAAAACTCTCTTGGAGAAAGATTGCCTGAATCTCCTCAGAGCGAAACTTCTACTCCTAATCCGAAGAGCAATCAAAGTCAATCTCTCAAAGCTAACCAACCGAATACAGTTACAGTTAACGTCTACCATGCCGATAGTCAGTGCCAAACGCTCGTACCGGAAACAGTAGCTGTTCCCGATGATAACTCCATAGAAGCAGCGATCGCCAAAGTCCTCGAATATAAAAACACTACTGATTTTGAACTAGCGGGATATCGCATCAATGTCAATTCCCAAAACGGTGTCGCTACTTTAGATTTGCGGGTTGCACCTGACTCACCCCGACAGTTTGTTTCTCTCTCTAGTTGTGAAAAATTTGCCTTATTTGGTAGTCTCCAAAAAACGCTTACCGATAATACACAATGGGACATTAAAGAAGTAATTTTCACCGAAAAAGGCGAAGAAATTTTGCTCTAG
- a CDS encoding EAL domain-containing protein → MQETIASEQAKLKKGESKSRLSIFIDLLPGIVFSCINDGKWSMKYLSKGVFALTGYRAEELTNKGEMEYNDIIYAKDLSNVLEKIETAIAAQEPYEVEYRIRTKSGEKKWFWETGRGIFSPSGELIDVEGFITDITKSKEAEQALRESEERYRLLAENATDLISRHRRDGVFTYVSPACKTLLGYEPSELIGRSPYELFHPQDLEVIQQYNSTLEDLTTNQTITYRIQHKNGKYIWLETSIKRINDRFTKAGSVDRQKGQVCEIVAVSRDISDRKQAEDLLASQKQVLETIASDASLEDTLNILVKSIEANSDGLLGSILVVDAQGKHLQILAAPSLPQSYIQALSQIEISPHAGSCGTAAYYQKPVIVTDIASDPLWENYRSLALSHGLRACWSTPISSSQGKIFGTFAIYYRQPRTPTPSDWQLLEDTTNLTRIAIERKQAETALKEAEAKYRSIFENITQGIFQTLPDGRYLSANPALANIYGYDSPAELIQILTNIGGQLYVDPHRRTYFAKLMEKYGRVSAFESEVYRKDGSTIWISENARAVKNKNGEIIYYEGTVEDITARRLAEEKLIHEATHDSLTGLHNRDWFMKRLKYAIELAHLNRNYLYALLFIDLDRFKVVNDSLGHPVGDELLKSFAAWLQTSLPITKKVARLGGDEFAILLEGIEDFSQAIQIAQLIEERLKQPFQLHNYEVFTGASIGISFSSFNYQQPEDLLRDADVAMYQAKLRQLPYEVFNPAMQIGVMARMQLENDLRRALEREEFFLDYQPIIELATRQIIGFEALVRWNHPIRGLIFPSEFIPVTEEMGLIDSLGWWVLQEACQQLGEWQQSGEADNLVMSVNLSGVQFKQINFCETLAQICRHTKIKPHCLKLEITESCFLETVANSDSAVKQLKAKGIKLCIDDFGTGYSSLSRLHEFPIDTLKIDRSFLSRLGTADSGTEIVRTIVMLAHNLGMDVVAEGVETKLQLEKLQELGCESAQGYFFSKPVDSKVAGELIRIMQKTPAKIFDLAER, encoded by the coding sequence GTGCAGGAAACTATTGCCAGCGAACAAGCAAAACTAAAAAAGGGAGAAAGCAAAAGTAGACTAAGTATTTTTATTGACTTATTGCCTGGGATAGTATTCTCTTGCATCAATGATGGCAAGTGGTCAATGAAATATCTTAGTAAAGGAGTATTTGCTTTAACGGGTTATCGAGCCGAAGAACTAACCAACAAAGGGGAAATGGAATATAACGATATTATTTATGCAAAAGATTTGTCAAACGTATTAGAGAAGATCGAAACAGCGATCGCGGCTCAAGAACCTTATGAAGTAGAATATCGGATCAGAACCAAAAGCGGAGAGAAAAAATGGTTTTGGGAAACAGGTAGAGGTATTTTTAGCCCCTCCGGAGAACTAATTGACGTAGAGGGATTTATCACCGACATTACGAAAAGTAAGGAAGCAGAACAAGCATTACGAGAAAGCGAAGAGAGATATCGACTGCTAGCAGAAAACGCCACCGATCTGATTTCTCGACATCGAAGAGATGGAGTTTTTACTTATGTATCTCCCGCTTGTAAAACTCTCCTAGGATACGAACCATCAGAATTAATCGGTCGTTCTCCCTACGAATTGTTTCATCCGCAAGACTTAGAAGTAATTCAACAATATAACAGCACCTTAGAAGACCTTACCACCAACCAGACAATTACTTATCGCATTCAGCACAAAAATGGCAAATACATTTGGTTAGAAACAAGCATCAAAAGAATCAACGATCGCTTTACTAAAGCAGGAAGCGTAGATCGCCAGAAGGGACAAGTATGCGAAATAGTGGCTGTATCCAGAGATATCAGCGATCGCAAACAAGCAGAAGATCTTTTAGCAAGTCAGAAACAAGTCCTAGAAACCATTGCCAGCGACGCATCTCTAGAAGATACTTTAAATATCTTAGTCAAAAGCATCGAAGCCAACTCAGACGGTTTATTAGGTTCAATTTTAGTTGTTGATGCCCAAGGAAAACATTTACAGATTCTAGCCGCTCCTAGTTTACCTCAAAGTTATATTCAAGCTCTCTCCCAAATAGAAATCTCTCCCCATGCTGGTTCCTGCGGTACAGCCGCCTATTATCAAAAACCAGTTATAGTTACAGATATTGCCAGCGATCCCCTCTGGGAAAATTACCGCTCTCTAGCCTTAAGTCATGGACTACGAGCTTGTTGGTCTACACCAATATCTTCTAGCCAAGGTAAAATCTTCGGCACATTTGCTATTTACTATCGCCAACCACGTACGCCTACACCCTCAGACTGGCAGTTACTCGAAGACACAACTAACTTAACTCGGATCGCGATCGAACGCAAACAAGCAGAAACAGCACTCAAAGAAGCAGAAGCCAAATATCGCAGTATCTTTGAAAACATCACTCAAGGCATTTTTCAAACCTTACCCGACGGACGTTATTTAAGTGCTAATCCTGCCCTAGCCAATATCTACGGCTACGATTCCCCAGCAGAACTGATCCAAATTTTAACTAACATTGGCGGTCAACTGTATGTCGATCCCCACCGCCGCACTTATTTTGCCAAATTAATGGAAAAATACGGGCGTGTATCCGCATTTGAATCAGAAGTTTATCGCAAAGATGGTAGCACGATTTGGATTAGTGAAAATGCTCGCGCCGTCAAAAACAAAAACGGAGAAATAATTTATTACGAAGGTACAGTAGAAGATATTACTGCCCGCCGCCTTGCCGAAGAAAAACTCATCCACGAAGCCACTCACGACAGTCTCACAGGTTTGCACAACCGCGACTGGTTTATGAAACGGCTCAAATACGCGATCGAGTTAGCTCATTTAAATCGAAATTATCTTTACGCCTTACTTTTTATCGATCTCGATCGCTTTAAAGTAGTTAACGATAGTTTGGGACACCCCGTAGGCGATGAATTACTGAAAAGTTTTGCGGCTTGGTTGCAAACTTCCTTACCGATAACGAAAAAAGTAGCTCGTCTGGGAGGAGATGAATTTGCAATTTTACTCGAAGGAATTGAAGATTTTTCCCAAGCAATTCAAATAGCCCAACTAATTGAAGAGCGACTCAAACAACCTTTTCAATTACATAACTATGAAGTTTTTACCGGAGCTAGCATTGGCATCAGTTTTAGCAGTTTTAATTACCAGCAACCAGAAGATTTGCTTCGCGATGCAGACGTAGCTATGTATCAGGCAAAACTTAGGCAATTACCTTACGAAGTTTTTAATCCAGCTATGCAAATTGGCGTCATGGCTCGAATGCAGTTGGAAAATGATTTGCGTCGGGCGCTGGAAAGAGAAGAATTTTTCCTTGATTATCAACCAATTATTGAACTAGCAACAAGGCAAATAATTGGATTTGAAGCCTTAGTGCGTTGGAATCATCCGATTCGTGGTTTAATTTTTCCCAGTGAGTTCATCCCCGTAACAGAAGAAATGGGCTTAATTGACTCGCTAGGTTGGTGGGTTCTCCAAGAAGCTTGTCAGCAGCTAGGTGAATGGCAGCAATCGGGAGAAGCAGATAATTTAGTTATGAGTGTGAACCTCTCTGGCGTTCAGTTTAAACAAATTAATTTTTGCGAGACTTTGGCACAAATTTGTCGCCACACTAAAATTAAACCCCACTGTTTAAAATTAGAAATTACTGAAAGTTGCTTCCTAGAAACAGTAGCTAACTCTGATTCCGCAGTCAAGCAGCTTAAAGCTAAGGGAATTAAATTGTGTATTGATGATTTTGGGACAGGTTATTCTTCTTTAAGTCGCTTACATGAGTTTCCTATCGATACTTTAAAAATCGATCGCTCTTTTTTAAGTCGATTGGGAACTGCTGACAGTGGTACAGAAATTGTCCGCACAATCGTGATGTTAGCTCACAATCTCGGTATGGATGTAGTCGCCGAAGGTGTAGAAACGAAACTACAGCTAGAAAAATTGCAAGAGTTAGGGTGTGAATCAGCGCAGGGATACTTCTTTAGTAAGCCTGTAGATAGTAAAGTTGCTGGAGAATTGATTCGGATTATGCAAAAAACTCCCGCTAAAATATTCGATTTAGCGGAGAGATGA
- the xth gene encoding exodeoxyribonuclease III, with the protein MKIATWNVNSIRTRSPQVVNWLEANPVDVLCLQETKVIDQDFPRKTFEELGYHLYISGQKAYNGVAIFSKTPLEDVIIGFTPILGGEQVGEFDAQKRVISGVVAGIRLVNLYVPNGSAVGSEKYTYKLNWLKLLREYLQILQAKPPGNLCVCGDINIALEDRDIHNPEGKEKQIMSSPAERQALQAVLEIGLADAFRKFTSEGGHYSWWDYRTRAFQGNRGWRIDHHYLTMNLYDRAKSCTIDVTPRKQVKPSDHAPVILELD; encoded by the coding sequence ATGAAAATAGCCACTTGGAATGTCAACTCAATCCGCACGCGATCGCCGCAGGTAGTAAACTGGTTAGAGGCGAATCCAGTTGATGTTCTTTGCTTACAAGAAACCAAAGTAATCGACCAAGATTTTCCCCGAAAAACTTTTGAGGAGTTAGGCTATCATCTTTATATTTCCGGACAAAAAGCTTATAACGGCGTGGCTATCTTCAGTAAAACACCCCTAGAAGATGTCATAATTGGTTTTACGCCGATTTTAGGCGGAGAGCAAGTCGGCGAGTTTGACGCACAAAAAAGGGTCATTAGCGGCGTAGTTGCCGGAATACGTTTAGTTAATCTTTACGTTCCCAACGGTTCGGCTGTCGGTAGCGAGAAATACACCTATAAACTCAATTGGTTAAAACTTTTGCGGGAATATCTGCAAATTTTACAAGCTAAACCCCCAGGCAATTTATGTGTCTGCGGAGATATTAATATTGCCTTAGAAGATCGAGATATTCATAACCCTGAAGGAAAAGAAAAGCAGATCATGTCCTCTCCTGCGGAAAGACAAGCATTACAAGCCGTTTTAGAAATTGGTTTAGCTGATGCCTTTCGTAAGTTTACCAGTGAAGGGGGACATTATAGTTGGTGGGACTATCGCACTCGCGCCTTCCAGGGTAACAGAGGTTGGCGCATTGACCATCACTATCTCACAATGAATCTTTACGATCGAGCAAAGTCTTGTACAATTGATGTGACGCCGAGAAAGCAAGTCAAACCTAGCGATCACGCTCCGGTAATTCTCGAACTAGACTAA
- a CDS encoding Mo-dependent nitrogenase C-terminal domain-containing protein, whose product MNTLIFGRNQSIDWLYPLRQWLNQVKIKNQWIAHLLCRTIPVQCPFERDIYLFGRKIAHIPPLCKLNPLYEEVVGLRFRALCYLADECGEDIRCYC is encoded by the coding sequence ATGAATACACTAATTTTCGGAAGAAACCAATCAATTGACTGGTTATATCCACTTCGTCAATGGTTAAATCAAGTAAAAATTAAGAATCAATGGATAGCACATTTACTTTGTCGAACTATACCAGTACAATGTCCTTTCGAGAGAGATATTTATTTATTTGGGCGTAAAATTGCTCACATTCCGCCGTTGTGCAAATTAAATCCACTTTACGAAGAAGTAGTTGGTTTAAGATTCCGCGCACTCTGTTATTTAGCTGACGAATGTGGCGAAGATATTCGTTGCTATTGTTGA
- a CDS encoding 2-oxoisovalerate dehydrogenase: MTEIIFLVEDDPEGGYVARAIGESIFTQSDSIQELREMVKDAVHCHYPDEATRPKLIRLHIVHDEVIAS, encoded by the coding sequence ATGACAGAAATTATTTTTTTAGTCGAGGACGATCCTGAAGGTGGCTATGTAGCCAGAGCAATCGGTGAATCTATCTTTACTCAGTCTGATAGCATTCAAGAACTACGAGAAATGGTTAAAGATGCTGTTCATTGTCATTATCCTGATGAAGCAACTCGTCCAAAACTAATCCGTTTACATATCGTTCATGATGAGGTTATTGCTTCATGA
- a CDS encoding type II toxin-antitoxin system HicA family toxin: MKLPRDLSGDELAKALQKLGYAVDHQTGSHLRLTTQENGEHHVTIPNHKPIKVGTLSAILRDIENHFKITREELLEQLFS; encoded by the coding sequence ATGAAGTTGCCGAGAGATTTATCTGGTGATGAACTCGCAAAAGCTCTGCAAAAATTAGGATATGCGGTTGACCACCAAACAGGTAGTCATCTAAGATTAACAACTCAAGAGAACGGAGAGCATCATGTTACTATTCCTAACCACAAACCGATTAAAGTAGGTACGCTTAGTGCAATCTTAAGAGATATTGAAAACCACTTTAAGATAACTCGTGAGGAACTTTTAGAGCAACTTTTCTCTTAA